The following are encoded together in the Marmota flaviventris isolate mMarFla1 chromosome 18, mMarFla1.hap1, whole genome shotgun sequence genome:
- the Erich4 gene encoding glutamate-rich protein 4 isoform X2: MMETMELWMQLKQAGLEPPGLGPLPQALRGPPPEGSPGQTLLSPGEEPGGAKESLLWIWEELGKLRRVDIQLLGQLCSLGLEMGALREDLVAILEEEEESSDEEEEEEEEPQGKQEEGCPGTSFPIPRLPDFEMTI, translated from the exons ATGATGGAA ACTATGGAGCTGTGGATGCAGCTGAAGCAGGCGGGACTGGAGCCCCCTGGGCTGGGCCCACTACCCCAGGCCCTGAGGGGACCCCCCCCAGAGGGGAGCCCTGGACAGACCCTTCTGTCCCCAGGGGAGGAACCTGGAGGTGCCAAGGAGAGTCTGCTGTGGATCTGGGAGGAGCTG GGAAAGCTGCGCCGTGTGGATATCCAGCTGCTGGGCCAGCTGTGCAGCCTGGGGCTAGAGATGGGGGCACTGCGGGAGGATCTGGTGGCCatcctggaagaggaggaggagagcagcgatgaggaagaggaggaggaggaagagccccAGGGGAAGCAGGAGGAAGGATGCCCGGGGACCTCCTTCCCAATCCCACGCCTCCCTGACTTTGAGATGACTATCTGA
- the Erich4 gene encoding glutamate-rich protein 4 isoform X1 gives MELWMQLKQAGLEPPGLGPLPQALRGPPPEGSPGQTLLSPGEEPGGAKESLLWIWEELGKLRRVDIQLLGQLCSLGLEMGALREDLVAILEEEEESSDEEEEEEEEPQGKQEEGCPGTSFPIPRLPDFEMTI, from the exons ATGGAGCTGTGGATGCAGCTGAAGCAGGCGGGACTGGAGCCCCCTGGGCTGGGCCCACTACCCCAGGCCCTGAGGGGACCCCCCCCAGAGGGGAGCCCTGGACAGACCCTTCTGTCCCCAGGGGAGGAACCTGGAGGTGCCAAGGAGAGTCTGCTGTGGATCTGGGAGGAGCTG GGAAAGCTGCGCCGTGTGGATATCCAGCTGCTGGGCCAGCTGTGCAGCCTGGGGCTAGAGATGGGGGCACTGCGGGAGGATCTGGTGGCCatcctggaagaggaggaggagagcagcgatgaggaagaggaggaggaggaagagccccAGGGGAAGCAGGAGGAAGGATGCCCGGGGACCTCCTTCCCAATCCCACGCCTCCCTGACTTTGAGATGACTATCTGA
- the Dmac2 gene encoding distal membrane-arm assembly complex protein 2: MAAPRSFLCLLAPIYNGGTRGIHGLSGAVPREGSQRERRTLLQFLTDHFYDVEALRQYLLQRKIAKVHKENRSLAHIQEKYGPYIAGAFFVLKQGGAVKFQDHEWIRSDKRGHFFLEFLKLQTVPVQAVDASGCAINYDGLDNLLPLKELQSLSLQRCPNVDDWCLSRLYLLAGSLQELSLSGCPHISERGLACLHHLQNLRRLDISNLPAVSYPGLTRILVEEMLPNCEVLGMDEDQVL; encoded by the exons ATGGCAGCGCCCAGGTCG tTCCTGTGCCTGCTGGCCCCAATATATAATGGAGGTACTAGGGGCATCCATGGTCTGAGTGGGGCAGTGCCCCGGGAGGGCAGTCAGAGGGAGAGAAGGACACTACTCCAGTTCCTGACTGACCATTTCTACGATGTGGAGGCTCTGAGACAGTACTTGCTCCAGAGGAAGATAGCGAAGGTGCACAAGGAAAATCG ATCCCTCGCCCACATCCAGGAGAAATATGGCCCGTACATCGCAGGAGCCTTCTTTGTCCTGAAGCAGGGAGGTGCAGTCAA GTTTCAGGACCATGAGTGGATCAGGTCGGATAAGCGTGGCCATTTCTTCCTTGAGTTCTTGAAGCTACAGACAGTGCCTGTGCAGGCTGTGGACGCCAGTGGCTGTGCCATCAACTACGACGGCCTGGACAACCTCT TGCCCCTGAAGGAGCTCCAGTCCCTGTCGCTGCAGCGCTGCCCCAATGTGGACGACTGGTGTCTCAGCCGCCTCTACCTGCTGGCCGGTTCACTGCAGGAGCTCTCACTATCAGGGTGTCCCCACATCTCTGAACGGGGCCTTGCCTGCCTCCACCACCTCCA GAACCTTCGCAGGCTGGACATCTCAAACCTCCCAGCTGTGTCCTACCCAGGCCTCACTCGGATCCTGGTGGAGGAGATGCTGCCCAACTGTGAGGTCCTGGGGATGGATGAGGACCAGGTGCtgtag
- the B3gnt8 gene encoding UDP-GlcNAc:betaGal beta-1,3-N-acetylglucosaminyltransferase 8: protein MRCPKCLLCLSALLTLLGLKVYIEWTSESRLSKAYPGPRGTLSGPTSASTEPTLPANLSARLGQTGPLPSAYWNQQQWRLRALPSENSAEAGGCQAWGAAAAAEIPDFTSYPEDLRRFLLSAACRSFPQWLPEGSQVASCSDTNVPFLLLAVKSEPGRFAERQAVRETWGRPAPGIRRLFLLGSPVGEGGPDLRSLVAWESRRYNDLLLWDFLDVPYNRTLKDLLLLAWLGHHCPEVNFVLQAQDDAFVHMPALLDHLQALPPTWARSLYLGEVFTQAKPLRKPGGPFYVPGSFFEGGYPAYASGGGYVIAGRLAPWLLQAAARVAPFPFDDVYTGLCFRALGLVPRTHPGFLTAWPADRTTDPCTLRDLLLVRPLSPQDSIRLWRQLQELQPQC from the coding sequence ATGCGCTGCCCCAAGTGTCTGCTCTGCCTGTCAGCATTGCTCACGCTCCTGGGCCTCAAAGTGTACATCGAGTGGACCTCCGAATCCCGGCTTAGCAAGGCCTACCCAGGACCCCGGGGTACGCTGTCAGGCCCCACATCAGCCAGCACTGAGCCCACCCTGCCTGCCAATCTCTCAGCCCGCCTGGGCCAGACTGGCCCACTGCCTTCAGCTTATTGGAACCAGCAGCAGTGGCGGCTGAGAGCCCTGCCCAGTGAGAACAGTGCTGAGGCAGGGGGCTGCCAGGCTTggggagctgctgctgctgctgagatCCCAGACTTCACCTCCTACCCTGAGGACCTCCGTCGCTTCTTGCTGTCAGCAGCCTGCCGGAGCTTCCCACAGTGGCTGCCTGAAGGCAGCCAAGTAGCCAGCTGCTCAGACACTAACGTCCCCTTCCTGCTGTTGGCTGTCAAGTCGGAACCAGGACGCTTTGCAGAACGACAGGCCGTGAGGGAGACGTGGGGCCGTCCAGCTCCTGGGATTCGGCGGCTCTTCCTGCTGGGGTCCCCAGTGGGTGAGGGGGGCCCTGACTTGCGCTCACTGGTGGCCTGGGAGAGCCGTCGCTACAATGACCTGCTGCTCTGGGATTTCCTTGACGTCCCCTACAACCGGACGCTCAAAGACCTGCTGTTGCTGGCCTGGCTGGGCCACCACTGTCCGGAGGTGAATTTTGTCCTGCAAGCTCAGGACGATGCTTTTGTACACATGCCCGCCCTGCTGGATCACCTGCAGGCCCTGCCGCCCACCTGGGCCCGAAGTCTCTACCTGGGTGAGGTCTTCACCCAGGCCAAGCCCCTCAGGAAGCCTGGGGGACCCTTCTATGTACCCGGGTCCTTCTTTGAAGGTGGTTACCCAGCCTATGCGAGTGGGGGTGGCTACGTCATCGCGGGGCGCCTGGCTCCTTGGCTGCTGCAGGCGGCAGCCCGCGTGGCACCCTTCCCGTTCGATGATGTCTACACAGGCCTTTGCTTCCGAGCCCTGGGTCTAGTACCACGGACACACCCAGGCTTCCTCACAGCCTGGCCGGCAGACCGCACCACAGACCCCTGTACACTCCGAGACCTGCTGCTGGTGCGGCCCCTCAGCCCCCAAGACAGCATTCGGCTCTGGAGACAGCTGCAGGAGCTGCAGCCACAGTGCTGA
- the Bckdha gene encoding 2-oxoisovalerate dehydrogenase subunit alpha, mitochondrial isoform X2, with protein MYCLIHPYMCPGCCLSEASVLFLRHPLRQQQQQQQQFSSLDDKPQFPGASAEFVDKLEFIQPNVISGIPIYRVMDRQGQIINPSEDPNLPQEKVLKFYRSMTLLNTMDRILYESQRQGRISFYMTNYGEEGTHVGSAAALDSTDLVFGQYREAGVLMYRDYPLELFMAQCYGNVSDPGKGRQMPVHYGCNERHFVTISSPLATQIPQAVGAAYAAKRANANRVVICYFGEGAASEGDAHAGFNFAATLECPIIFFCRNNGYAISTPTSEQYRGDGIAARGPGYGIMSIRVDGNDVFAVYNATKEARRRAVAENQPFLIEAMTYRIGHHSTSDDSSAYRSVDEVNYWDKQDHPISRLRLYLLSRGWWDEEQEKAWRKQSRKKVMEAFEQAERKPKPSPYLLFSDVYQEMPTQLRKQQESLARHLQTYGEHYPLDHFDK; from the exons CACCCTctcaggcagcagcagcagcagcagcagcagttctCCTCCCTGGACGACAAGCCCCAGTTCCCAGGGGCCTCAGCAGAGTTTGTAGACAAGCTCGAGTTCATCCAGCCGAATGTCATCTCCGGGATCCCCATCTACCGTGTCATGGACCGCCAGGGCCAGATCATCAACCCCAGCGAGGACCCCAAT TTGCCCCAGGAAAAGGTGCTGAAGTTCTACAGGAGCATGACACTGCTCAACACCATGGATCGGATCCTCTATGAGTCCCAGCGACAG GGCCGGATTTCCTTCTATATGACCAACTATGGCGAGGAGGGGACCCACGTGGGCAGTGCAGCCGCCCTGGACAGCACGGACCTGGTGTTTGGCCAGTACCGGGAGGCAG GTGTACTGATGTATCGCGACTATCCCCTGGAACTGTTCATGGCTCAGTGCTATGGCAATGTAAGTGACCCAGGGAAGGGGCGCCAGATGCCTGTCCACTATGGCTGCAATGAGCGCCACTTCGTCACCATCTCCTCTCCACTGGCCACCCAGATCCCTCAGG CCGTGGGGGCAGCCTATGCAGCCAAGCGAGCCAATGCCAACAGGGTTGTCATTTGTTACTTCGGTGAGGGGGCAGCCAGTGAGGGGGATGCCCACGCTGGCTTCAACTTCGCCGCCACCCTCGAGTGTCCCATCATCTTCTTCTGCCGGAACAATGGCTATGCCATTTCCACGCCCACCTCCGAGCAGTACCGAGGGGATGGCATTG CGGCACGAGGCCCCGGGTACGGCATTATGTCAATCCGAGTGGACGGCAATGATGTGTTCGCTGTGTACAATGCCACCAAGGAGGCCCGGCGGCGGGCTGTGGCAGAGAACCAGCCCTTCCTCATTGAAGCCATGACCTACAG GATTGGGCACCACAGCACCAGTGACGACAGTTCGGCGTACCGCTCAGTGGATGAGGTCAACTACTGGGACAAGCAGGACCACCCCATCTCAAGGTTGAGGCTCTACCTGCTGAGCCGTGGCTGGTGGGACGAGGAGCAGGAGAAGGCCTGGCGGAAGCAGTCACGCAAAAAG GTGATGGAGGCCTTTGAGCAGGCCGAGCGCAAGCCGAAGCCCAGCCCCTACCTGCTCTTCTCGGACGTGTATCAGGAGATGCCCACCCAGCTCCGGAAGCAGCAGGAGTCCCTGGCCCGGCATCTCCAGACCTATGGGGAGCATTATCCCCTGGACCACTTTGACAAGTGA
- the Bckdha gene encoding 2-oxoisovalerate dehydrogenase subunit alpha, mitochondrial isoform X1, which yields MAVAISVARVWGPRRGLGQATLLLLRQPMVRGLARFHPLRQQQQQQQQFSSLDDKPQFPGASAEFVDKLEFIQPNVISGIPIYRVMDRQGQIINPSEDPNLPQEKVLKFYRSMTLLNTMDRILYESQRQGRISFYMTNYGEEGTHVGSAAALDSTDLVFGQYREAGVLMYRDYPLELFMAQCYGNVSDPGKGRQMPVHYGCNERHFVTISSPLATQIPQAVGAAYAAKRANANRVVICYFGEGAASEGDAHAGFNFAATLECPIIFFCRNNGYAISTPTSEQYRGDGIAARGPGYGIMSIRVDGNDVFAVYNATKEARRRAVAENQPFLIEAMTYRIGHHSTSDDSSAYRSVDEVNYWDKQDHPISRLRLYLLSRGWWDEEQEKAWRKQSRKKVMEAFEQAERKPKPSPYLLFSDVYQEMPTQLRKQQESLARHLQTYGEHYPLDHFDK from the exons CACCCTctcaggcagcagcagcagcagcagcagcagttctCCTCCCTGGACGACAAGCCCCAGTTCCCAGGGGCCTCAGCAGAGTTTGTAGACAAGCTCGAGTTCATCCAGCCGAATGTCATCTCCGGGATCCCCATCTACCGTGTCATGGACCGCCAGGGCCAGATCATCAACCCCAGCGAGGACCCCAAT TTGCCCCAGGAAAAGGTGCTGAAGTTCTACAGGAGCATGACACTGCTCAACACCATGGATCGGATCCTCTATGAGTCCCAGCGACAG GGCCGGATTTCCTTCTATATGACCAACTATGGCGAGGAGGGGACCCACGTGGGCAGTGCAGCCGCCCTGGACAGCACGGACCTGGTGTTTGGCCAGTACCGGGAGGCAG GTGTACTGATGTATCGCGACTATCCCCTGGAACTGTTCATGGCTCAGTGCTATGGCAATGTAAGTGACCCAGGGAAGGGGCGCCAGATGCCTGTCCACTATGGCTGCAATGAGCGCCACTTCGTCACCATCTCCTCTCCACTGGCCACCCAGATCCCTCAGG CCGTGGGGGCAGCCTATGCAGCCAAGCGAGCCAATGCCAACAGGGTTGTCATTTGTTACTTCGGTGAGGGGGCAGCCAGTGAGGGGGATGCCCACGCTGGCTTCAACTTCGCCGCCACCCTCGAGTGTCCCATCATCTTCTTCTGCCGGAACAATGGCTATGCCATTTCCACGCCCACCTCCGAGCAGTACCGAGGGGATGGCATTG CGGCACGAGGCCCCGGGTACGGCATTATGTCAATCCGAGTGGACGGCAATGATGTGTTCGCTGTGTACAATGCCACCAAGGAGGCCCGGCGGCGGGCTGTGGCAGAGAACCAGCCCTTCCTCATTGAAGCCATGACCTACAG GATTGGGCACCACAGCACCAGTGACGACAGTTCGGCGTACCGCTCAGTGGATGAGGTCAACTACTGGGACAAGCAGGACCACCCCATCTCAAGGTTGAGGCTCTACCTGCTGAGCCGTGGCTGGTGGGACGAGGAGCAGGAGAAGGCCTGGCGGAAGCAGTCACGCAAAAAG GTGATGGAGGCCTTTGAGCAGGCCGAGCGCAAGCCGAAGCCCAGCCCCTACCTGCTCTTCTCGGACGTGTATCAGGAGATGCCCACCCAGCTCCGGAAGCAGCAGGAGTCCCTGGCCCGGCATCTCCAGACCTATGGGGAGCATTATCCCCTGGACCACTTTGACAAGTGA